A DNA window from Hemibagrus wyckioides isolate EC202008001 linkage group LG11, SWU_Hwy_1.0, whole genome shotgun sequence contains the following coding sequences:
- the usp1 gene encoding ubiquitin carboxyl-terminal hydrolase 1: MPGLPSEGSAVGVGSPVRKNRLSLKFLQKKETKRALDFTEPQAEEPNTAEPADTTSCDQVVPAPCHSSVSCGKRESFVPFVGLNNLGNTCYLNSILQVLYYCPGFKDAVKTLYRLSKLKDKQKEDATKSEEKDSCEDSLPVHMELLHSFQTLICSVEQLQSSFLFNPDKYNEGELATPPRRILNTLRQLNPMYEGYLQHDAQEVLQCILAYIQEACDTIKKELKSNPDEKPGVCEHITKGETTDGMTPTVEEEESSDGQLSGKRKSDTEVGNAKKKPKSQSKPKKSNEECRPFTRSKRKSSGGDLGKPVSDQTDVAEKDKEEKERGSNTEEAKSEGTAKEPNKRKKRAKLNWLKPSGKQPSIFSKFRSMGRISSHVGDRADSNDQDMSSSEQSQDKSTPKSDKTIQNQTAPKTEDTDLHGLDMLKQLFQGQLVLRTRCLECECYTERREDFQDISVPVQEDETSCSEPSSEISPDPKPEQKTLRWAISQFASVERIVGQDKYFCETCHHYTEAERSLLFDKTPDVVTIHLKCFAASGLEMDPYAGLSKVNTPLLTPLKLSLDEWSTRPSSTHEQHHYRLFAVVMHSGVTINSGHYTTYVHMMDLHRTKLELHSQEKGLKEEDSETKPLKKEDVSPPDYDDGEVSFSVSSKVKNLTNGSSLSSKAGGKRSTEGVSLLGGQRSISSYEISASKQAASEKPSNMAAYASSPVQNGVLKKERDEEGDGVKEESQVSVDMALQNLLDYEGKWVLFDDSEVRLFEEEEFLRACSPDTCSTSTPYLLFYKKVSVEMT; the protein is encoded by the exons ATGCCAGGTTTGCCGAGCGAGGGATCTGCAGTAGGTGTGGGGAGTCCGGTCAGGAAAAACCGTTTATCTCTAAAGTTTctgcaaaagaaagaaaccaagcGAGCGCTGGACTTCACCGAGCCTCAGGCTGAGGAACCCAACACTGCAGAACCAGCAGACACCACAAG TTGTGATCAGGTTGTGCCAGCGCCTTGTCACTCATCTGTTTCctgtggaaaaagagagagcttTGTACCTTTTGTTGGCCTTAACAATCTCGGAAACACCTGCTACCTTAACAGCATCCTTCAG GTATTGTACTATTGCCCTGGTTTTAAAGATGCTGTTAAGACGTTGTATCGGTTGTCTAAGTtaaaagacaaacagaaagaagatGCTACCAAaagtgaagag AAAGACTCGTGTGAAGACTCTCTGCCTGTTCACATGGAATTACTGCACAGCTTCCAGACTTTAATATGTTCTGTAGAGCAGCTGCAGTCGAGTTTCCTGTTTAACCCAGACAAGTATAATGAAGGAGAGCTGGCCACACCCCCACGCCGAATACTCAATACTCTCAG acaattGAATCCTATGTATGAGGGCTATCTGCAGCATGATGCACAGGAGGTACTGCAGTGCATCCTCGCGTATATCCAGGAAGCCTGTGACACCATAAAGAAAGAACTTAAATCCAATCCCGATGAAAAACCTGGAGTGTGTGAGCATATCACAAAAGGTGAGACAACAGATGGGATGACGCCTACcgtagaggaagaggagagctCTGATGGACAGCTGAGCGGGAAAAGGAAGAGCGACACAGAAGTGGGCAATGCCAAGAAGAAGCCCAAATCTCAGAGCAAACCCAAGAAAAGCAATGAGGAATGCAGACCTTTCACCCGCTCAAAGAGAAAATCCTCCGGTGGTGATTTGGGAAAACCAGTCAGTGACCAGACCGATGTGGCAGAGAAGGACaaggaggaaaaagagagaggaagcaaCACAGAGGAAGCGAAAAGCGAAGGAACTGCAAAGGAACCAAATAAAAGGAAGAAGAGGGCAAAGCTGAACTGGTTGAAACCTTCAGGGAAGCAGCCCAGTATTTTCTCCAAATTCCGCAGCATGGGTCGAATCAGCTCTCATGTTGGAGACAGAGCAGACAGCAACGACCAGGACATGAGCAGCAGTGAGCAGTCTCAGGATAAAAGCACTCCTAAAAGTGACAAGACCATACAGAATCAAACTGCACCAAAGACAGAAG ACACAGATCTCCATGGCTTGGATATGCTGAAGCAGCTGTTCCAGGGTCAGCTGGTGCTGAGGACACGCTGTCTGGAGTGTGAGTGCTACACCGAGAGGAGAGAGGACTTCCAGGACATAAGTGTACCAGTGCAAGAGGATGAGACCAGCTGCTCAGAGCCCAGTTCAGAGA TTTCCCCAGATCCTAAGCCAGAACAGAAGACTCTGAGGTGGGCCATCTCTCAGTTTGCATCAGTGGAGCGGATAGTTGGACAGGATAAATATTTCTGTGAGACCTGTCACCACTACACTGAGGCAGAGAGGAGTCTTCTGTTTGACAAGACCCCTGACGTCGTCACCATTCACCTCAAGTGTTTTGCAGCCAGTGGCTTGGA GATGGACCCATATGCTGGACTGTCAAAGGTGAACACACCACTCCTCACTCCCCTTAAACTCTCCTTGGATGAATGGAGCACACGACCCTCATCGACGCACGAGCAGCACCATTACAGGCTCTTCGCCGTGGTCATGCACAGTGGAGTGACCATCAACAGCGGCCATTACACCACCTACGTCCACATGATGGACCTCCATCGCACCAAGCTTGAGCTCCATTCTCAGGAGAAGGGCCTGAAAGAGGAAGACAGTGAGACAAAACCACTAAAAAAGGAAGATGTTTCCCCACCCGactatgatgatggtgaggtgTCCTTCAGCGTGAGCTCCAAAGTGAAGAATCTGACTAACGGATCGAGTCTGTCTAGCAAAGCCGGAGGAAAGAGGTCTACAGAAGGGGTCAGTCTACTGGGAGGCCAGAGAAGCATCTCAAGCTACGAGATCAGTGCCAGCAAGCAGGCCGCTTCAGAGAAACCTTCTAACATGGCTGCCTACGCCAGTTCTCCTGTGCAGAATGGAGTGTTGAAGAAGGAGAGGGATGAAGAAGGAGATGGTGTGAAAGAAGAGAGTCAGGTGAGCGTGGACATGGCTTTACAGAACCTCCTGGACTACGAAGGGAAGTGGGTGCTGTTCGATGACTCCGAGGTCAGGCTGTTTGAGGAAGAAGAGTTCCTccgtgcgtgctctcctgacaCCTGTTCCACCTCCACACCATACCTCCTCTTCTACAAGAAGGTCTCAGTGGAAATGACCTGA